In the Cucurbita pepo subsp. pepo cultivar mu-cu-16 chromosome LG17, ASM280686v2, whole genome shotgun sequence genome, CACAAGGATCTTTCAATCAAGGAAGCTGCAAAAAATGGGGGTTTCTCTAATGAAAATATCCAAGAACCTGACCACCAACATTCCTTTTTATTGCCTCTTCATGATCCAAGATGCCTTCTGGAGTAGTAATCACAACATAACCCCACTGTAGAgccaagagagagagagtaaaatATTTGGTTAATATAAACGAGAACTATCACCATTTATGGGGAAGATTGAATGGCGAATCGACTCGGAtttgaatgaaatatatattagtcAAAACACCTGACGTGTTGGAAGCGTTCGTATTCTGTAAGCTTCAATTTCCTTTGCCTTGATGTCCTGCCTGTGGGTGAGAGCCTTGCAATCCTTGATCCTACCTTGCAGCTCAACTGTTATCCTTCCAACTCGTTGTGGATCATGAACTTGAAAGTCATTGATATATcctatatataaaatttgacgACTCCATAAATGAGATGCTTACAGAGTAGGATCactaatacaaaattattgaCAGTGATAATAACATTAAAGAACAAGCTATAGGCTAGGTCAAtcctcctttcttttcttaaacaagaaatgaaacttttctttgatgaatgaaaagagACTAAAGCACAAGCAAAACTGcagaagggaatgaaacaagaataaacaaagaatacaatGGGAAATcaaataccaaaaaaattgaagagacGACCCAACAAAAGCCTTCGAAAGAGTACATGTCAAAGAAGGATCCAATGAAAACGTGACAACCAAGTATCGGATAAAAAATCAACTCCCAGCAATGAGGGAGCGTCTgccaagaacaaaacaaaagatcaCATTCATGGCTGCACAAGAACCAAGACcactgagaaaaaaaaaaaaaaaaaaaccaNaaaaaaaaaaaaaaaactcagcaCACCAACCAACCAGAAAGCTCCTCAAGCACCACCACCGAAAATAAAACCTTATGCACaccaaccaaaagaaaaaaaaagatcccTATGCCTAACAACTGAAAGCAATGGTCTCAAGCAAACTTATGAATAGGAATGGAGAGATCGAAAATCACTCCAAAGAAACTTCCTTCCTCTATAATCATGCAGCTCCTCAAGCACCCACCGAACATAAAACCTTGCGCACAATCAGTAGACTTGGTTTTCATTTCAATCGATTGTTCCTCAGTCTTTAACAAAGCATAAAGATGtttaaaagttgaaggatCTGATCTTGGCTTGAATAGAGGTACAAAAGGCATTGAAATCATTTGGCAAACCATTCATGATGCATATAAGCATTTCTTAATCATCAACAGTCATTCTGATATTAGCAGGACAGTCCTTAAGATCTTAAGCACGTTGGCCATGCAAATCAATCAACTCATTAGACTTCTTGTTTCGGGTTTGTAGAGAAGATCACTATTTAATAATATGGAATtgagaccaaaaaaaaaaaaaaaaacttggtcTCAAGGAAAACCGAAGTGTCACGAGATGTGACAGCCAACAACCAGCGACAATAGAGGGAGACATCATTGAATTGATGAGAGCCCTGATCACAAGATCTTGAGCGATCCAATCGCCATACTGTGGATTGATATTTGTGGCAAGCTTGCCATCATCATCCCAAAGAAACTAAGATGGAATTGGGCAAGATCCGTCAATAAACCCAGATAATTTATGAGCCCGAAAGATAGGTAAGATCTGATGATGCCAAAGAGACAAATTGATGGAGTCGAGTTTGATAGGCACGAGATTACAAACATTTGACAGAAGACGAATGAGGAGAGAATTTCGATTGAGGATAGAATCGGTGGTAGTGGGAATGGTAGCAGTGTGGAAGAAGAAGGTGAAACGATCAATAATACTCTTGCGTATTATTAATGGACACTTCAACATGTTTATAAGAGTAATTAAGCTCGACAATATAGAGGAACATAATGAACATTACTAACAACAATTTGTTTCAAACAGAAACTAATTACTACATGATAAAGCACAATACAAGTACATATAACATCaaccatgaagaaaaaaaagatacaaaATGATTACAAAAAAAGCTCAACATGAAGGCAATGGCAATATGAATCTGTCAATTGCAGGCACTGGAGCAGAAATACCATGTAATTAATAAGGCCTAACAATACTGTAAAATCCAAGTTAGTCCCGCACCCAGAAAGCTAAGAGAAACGTAAGTTTTACCATGATCTTTCATGACTTTAAGGAAGGAAGACATAACAGAAGAAATGGGTTTCAGTTCCACCGTAGCTTTTCCCCTCCTCTCAGCATTGACAATCGCTCTTAATGCATCGTTCAATATCCTCCTACCCATATCTTAGAGTACACGAAAAGTCACAAATCCTGAGACCAAATTTCCTCTATCAT is a window encoding:
- the LOC111779032 gene encoding 40S ribosomal protein S15a-2-like; translation: MGRRILNDALRAIVNAERRGKATVELKPISSVMSSFLKVMKDHGYINDFQVHDPQRVGRITVELQGRIKDCKALTHRQDIKAKEIEAYRIRTLPTRQWGYVVITTPEGILDHEEAIKRNVGGQVLGYFH